Proteins co-encoded in one Pseudomonadota bacterium genomic window:
- a CDS encoding DUF2784 family protein: MQSSYALLADCIVVLHFFYVFFAVGGEIVIIVGYCLKWSWIRNLVFRIIHLASVVLVAVDASIGVLCPLTVWEYKLRQLAGQTVEKDIVFIARLVRM, translated from the coding sequence ATGCAAAGTAGTTATGCGCTATTAGCAGATTGTATTGTAGTTCTCCATTTCTTTTACGTATTTTTTGCTGTGGGAGGAGAAATAGTAATTATTGTTGGCTACTGTCTGAAATGGAGCTGGATTCGAAACCTTGTTTTTCGTATTATTCATCTGGCATCCGTTGTTCTGGTTGCTGTCGATGCTTCAATAGGGGTTTTATGTCCTCTGACAGTATGGGAATATAAGTTGAGACAACTTGCCGGACAGACTGTTGAAAAGGATATTGTTTTTATTGCTCGTCTTGTGAGGATGA
- the tyrS gene encoding tyrosine--tRNA ligase, whose protein sequence is MSVERGIEIIKRGAVDLVSEDELRRKIIKARAEKRPLRVKLGLDPTAPDLHLGHTVVIQKLKQFQELGHTAIFLIGDFTGMIGDPTGRIETRPTLTKEELLANAETYKKQVFKILDPEKTEIRSNSEWFEAMNAADMIRLCAKYTMARMLEREDFRNRYQNNLPISIHEFLYPLVQGYDSVALRADVELGGHDQIFNLLVGREIQKAYNQESQVVVTVPLLEGTDGINKMSKSYGNYVGINESPDIMFGKLMSISDELMLKYYELLSDITIDELRALKEGIKAGRIHPRDAKVRFAKEIITRFHGGEEAEAAHGAFERLFREKEIPDNIEIVEIKKEELDKWLPKLLMNIGLVSSTTEGKRMIAQGGVSINSSKVITEETPLNDKEFVIKVGKRRFKKIAIKD, encoded by the coding sequence ATGAGTGTTGAAAGAGGGATTGAAATCATAAAACGTGGCGCTGTCGACCTTGTCAGTGAAGATGAATTGAGAAGGAAAATAATAAAGGCGAGAGCTGAAAAAAGACCTTTAAGGGTAAAGCTCGGGCTTGACCCAACAGCACCTGACCTGCACCTTGGCCATACTGTCGTGATTCAGAAGTTGAAACAATTTCAGGAACTTGGACATACAGCTATATTCCTCATAGGGGACTTCACAGGTATGATAGGGGATCCTACGGGAAGGATTGAAACCAGGCCGACGCTTACGAAGGAAGAACTTCTTGCAAATGCCGAGACATATAAAAAACAGGTCTTCAAGATTCTTGACCCGGAAAAGACAGAAATAAGATCTAACAGTGAATGGTTTGAGGCGATGAACGCTGCGGACATGATCAGGCTCTGTGCCAAGTATACCATGGCGAGGATGCTCGAGCGTGAGGATTTCCGGAACAGGTATCAGAACAATCTTCCCATAAGCATCCATGAGTTTCTCTATCCCCTCGTGCAGGGGTATGATTCTGTTGCACTCAGGGCAGATGTGGAACTTGGAGGCCACGACCAGATTTTTAATTTACTTGTGGGAAGGGAAATTCAAAAGGCTTACAATCAGGAATCCCAGGTTGTGGTGACAGTACCTTTACTCGAGGGTACAGATGGCATAAACAAGATGAGTAAGAGTTATGGAAACTATGTTGGTATCAATGAGTCACCAGATATAATGTTTGGTAAGCTGATGTCCATATCAGATGAATTGATGTTGAAATATTATGAACTGTTGAGTGACATCACGATAGATGAGTTACGGGCATTAAAGGAGGGAATAAAAGCCGGGCGAATACATCCGAGAGATGCAAAGGTAAGGTTTGCAAAAGAGATAATTACCAGATTCCATGGAGGAGAGGAGGCAGAAGCTGCACATGGAGCGTTTGAAAGGTTATTTAGAGAAAAGGAAATACCGGACAATATAGAAATCGTGGAAATTAAAAAGGAGGAATTGGATAAATGGTTGCCTAAACTCCTCATGAATATTGGTTTGGTTTCCTCTACTACAGAAGGTAAACGTATGATTGCACAGGGCGGTGTTAGCATAAACAGTTCAAAGGTCATAACGGAAGAAACCCCTTTAAATGATAAAGAGTTTGTTATAAAGGTTGGAAAGAGAAGGTTTAAAAAGATTGCAATCAAAGATTAG
- a CDS encoding TIGR00282 family metallophosphoesterase: MPNEIRVLLLGDVIGKPGRKAVERFIKTVDVDFRIINGENLAGGIGITPSVAMEMISYGIDVITTGNHVWKKKEIVPFLMEDRRVLRPLNYPAGTPGFGYHIIKKNSKTICVVNIEGRIFMNPLLCPFRSMEELIAQVEKEVPIIVDFHAEATSEKMAMGWFLDGKVAAVLGTHTHVQTADERILPNGTGYITDVGMAGSIDSVIGMDKRSVLEKFVTQVPQKFEVGKDDIEVQGVIVTIDSRNNRCIAIKRIKEKV, encoded by the coding sequence ATGCCAAATGAGATCAGGGTTTTATTACTTGGAGATGTAATTGGAAAACCAGGCAGAAAAGCGGTTGAGCGTTTTATAAAGACAGTCGATGTAGACTTCAGGATAATAAACGGTGAAAATTTAGCTGGAGGCATAGGCATAACACCTTCAGTAGCAATGGAGATGATATCGTACGGCATCGATGTCATAACAACAGGAAACCATGTCTGGAAGAAAAAAGAGATTGTGCCTTTTTTAATGGAAGACCGGAGGGTACTCAGGCCCTTAAACTATCCGGCTGGAACGCCCGGTTTCGGCTATCACATTATAAAAAAGAACAGTAAGACAATATGTGTGGTGAATATTGAGGGGAGAATATTTATGAATCCTCTCCTCTGTCCGTTCCGTTCAATGGAGGAGCTTATTGCACAGGTAGAAAAGGAGGTTCCTATAATCGTTGATTTCCATGCAGAAGCAACATCGGAGAAGATGGCTATGGGGTGGTTCCTCGATGGGAAGGTGGCGGCAGTTTTAGGAACACACACCCATGTTCAAACTGCTGATGAGAGGATTTTACCAAATGGTACAGGTTATATAACCGATGTGGGGATGGCTGGTTCTATAGATTCTGTCATAGGTATGGATAAGAGGAGTGTTCTGGAAAAATTTGTCACACAGGTGCCCCAGAAATTTGAAGTCGGAAAGGATGATATTGAAGTGCAAGGGGTAATAGTTACTATAGACAGTAGAAATAACCGATGTATAGCCATTAAAAGAATAAAGGAAAAGGTTTAG
- the rny gene encoding ribonuclease Y: MDKILYIIIFVVALLLGLTLARFVQRKKIGEYEKIGKKILEDAKKEADVLIREASIQAKDAAIQAKNELEQEIKSRRSDLQNTEKRLSQKEVNLDRKIEAIDKKEDELAKKEREVFNKQSFFDSKIKEYDALLIKERERLEKISGFTAEEAKKVLMQMMEDEAKYESLKVYKKIEEEAREKADKKAKEIIALSIQRYAGEYVADDAVSVVSLPNEEMKGRIIGREGRNIRALEAATGVDIIIDDTPEAVILSCFNPIRREVARVSIERLISDGRIHPARIEEIVSKVAEEVEQKIKEAGEQAVFDLGVHNVHPELVRLLGRLKFRSSYAQNVYQHSLEVAFICGVIASELRVNAKDAKRSGLLHDIGKAVDHEIEGSHASIGADLAKKYGEGEEIVHAILAHHEDVEVVSLLDVIVQAADALSGARPGARREMLETYIKRLEELERIANSFSGVEKSYAIQAGREIRIVVNSEKISDENTFMLSRDIAKKIETDLSYPGQIKIVVIRETRAIEYAK; this comes from the coding sequence TTGGACAAAATATTATATATTATAATCTTTGTAGTAGCCCTTCTTCTGGGGCTTACTCTTGCCAGATTTGTTCAGAGAAAGAAGATTGGTGAATACGAAAAAATAGGCAAGAAGATATTAGAAGATGCGAAAAAAGAAGCTGATGTGCTTATAAGGGAAGCATCTATTCAGGCTAAGGATGCTGCAATACAGGCAAAAAATGAACTTGAGCAAGAGATAAAATCAAGAAGGTCTGATTTACAGAATACTGAAAAGAGGCTTTCTCAAAAGGAAGTAAATCTTGACAGAAAAATTGAGGCCATTGATAAAAAAGAGGATGAATTAGCAAAGAAAGAAAGAGAAGTTTTTAATAAACAGTCTTTTTTTGACAGCAAGATTAAGGAATACGATGCATTGCTCATAAAGGAAAGGGAAAGATTGGAAAAGATATCAGGATTCACAGCAGAAGAGGCGAAAAAGGTGTTGATGCAGATGATGGAAGACGAGGCAAAATATGAATCGCTGAAAGTATATAAAAAGATTGAAGAAGAAGCAAGGGAGAAGGCTGACAAGAAGGCAAAGGAGATAATAGCCCTTTCAATACAGAGGTATGCCGGGGAATATGTAGCTGATGATGCTGTGTCGGTCGTTTCTCTCCCTAATGAAGAGATGAAGGGTAGAATTATAGGGAGGGAAGGTAGAAACATAAGGGCCCTGGAAGCAGCAACAGGTGTTGATATCATAATTGACGATACGCCTGAAGCTGTTATATTATCGTGCTTCAACCCGATACGGAGAGAGGTTGCAAGGGTGTCAATAGAAAGACTTATAAGTGATGGAAGGATTCATCCGGCAAGGATTGAAGAGATAGTGTCGAAAGTCGCTGAAGAGGTTGAGCAGAAGATTAAGGAAGCAGGGGAACAGGCTGTTTTTGATTTAGGTGTTCATAATGTCCATCCTGAACTTGTAAGGCTTTTGGGAAGGCTGAAATTCAGGAGTAGCTATGCACAGAATGTATACCAGCACTCGTTGGAAGTTGCCTTTATTTGCGGTGTCATAGCCTCTGAATTGAGGGTTAACGCAAAAGATGCAAAGAGGTCAGGGCTATTACATGATATAGGAAAGGCTGTGGACCATGAGATAGAAGGATCCCATGCGTCTATCGGGGCAGACCTCGCAAAAAAATATGGTGAAGGTGAAGAGATTGTCCATGCAATACTTGCCCATCATGAGGACGTTGAAGTGGTGAGCTTACTGGATGTTATCGTTCAGGCTGCAGATGCTTTATCAGGTGCAAGACCTGGAGCAAGAAGGGAGATGCTTGAGACGTACATTAAGAGACTTGAAGAACTTGAACGAATTGCCAACAGTTTTTCAGGGGTTGAAAAGTCATATGCTATACAGGCAGGAAGGGAGATAAGAATAGTTGTCAATAGCGAGAAGATTAGCGATGAGAATACATTTATGTTATCAAGGGATATAGCAAAAAAGATAGAAACAGACCTTTCCTATCCCGGGCAGATAAAGATAGTAGTGATAAGGGAAACAAGAGCTATAGAATATGCCAAATGA
- the zapB gene encoding cell division protein ZapB — translation MELFSENRIGELEERIDNLIKSYRLMKEENEKLLASVKPLEVENKELKEKMAEVRNERETIISKITKILEKVEKVEG, via the coding sequence ATGGAATTGTTTAGTGAAAACAGAATAGGCGAGCTTGAAGAGAGGATAGATAATCTTATAAAAAGCTATAGACTTATGAAAGAAGAAAATGAAAAATTATTGGCCAGTGTGAAACCTTTGGAGGTTGAAAACAAGGAATTGAAGGAAAAAATGGCCGAGGTAAGGAACGAAAGAGAAACAATAATCAGTAAAATTACAAAAATACTGGAAAAGGTTGAAAAGGTTGAGGGGTAG
- the prfB gene encoding peptide chain release factor 2 (programmed frameshift), producing the protein MLENIKSKIDNLIERMNALRGYLDLSSINSQLQELDAEISKKAFWEDQERAQRILKERARFQEEVVKWERKEKELEEIIILSEIVKETDDTKDLNELISRVNSLDGLLSMYEMERMLGGEHDQGNAIVYINAGAGGTEAQDWAEMLLRMYLKWVEKRGFESQVVDILQGEEAGIKNVTFLVKGSYAYGYLKCEVGIHRLVRISPFDANNRRHTSFASVYAYPELSEDITVDIKEEDLRIDTFRASGPGGQHVNRTESAIRITHIPTNIVVQCQNERSQHKNKAIAMAILKSRIYELEKKKQEEKMNSLNKEKKDISWGSQIRSYILHPYKLVKDHRTKVEVHNADAVLDGEIDMFIKACLLYLTFEQKRDN; encoded by the exons ATGTTAGAAAATATAAAAAGTAAAATAGACAATTTAATAGAAAGAATGAACGCCTTAAGAGGTTATCTT GACCTCTCCTCTATAAACAGTCAGCTTCAGGAACTCGATGCAGAAATATCTAAAAAGGCATTCTGGGAAGATCAGGAAAGAGCACAGAGAATATTGAAAGAGAGGGCAAGGTTCCAGGAAGAAGTAGTGAAGTGGGAGAGAAAGGAAAAGGAGCTTGAGGAGATTATTATATTAAGTGAAATTGTCAAGGAGACCGATGACACGAAAGATTTAAATGAGCTAATTTCAAGGGTTAATTCCCTGGACGGGTTGCTCAGCATGTATGAAATGGAAAGGATGCTTGGCGGGGAGCATGATCAGGGTAATGCAATTGTCTATATAAATGCAGGCGCTGGTGGAACAGAGGCTCAGGATTGGGCAGAAATGCTTCTCAGGATGTATTTAAAATGGGTGGAAAAAAGGGGGTTTGAGTCACAGGTAGTTGATATATTACAGGGTGAAGAAGCAGGTATTAAGAACGTTACCTTTTTGGTAAAAGGGTCTTATGCTTACGGTTATTTAAAATGTGAGGTTGGTATACACAGGCTTGTGAGGATTTCCCCTTTTGATGCGAATAATAGAAGGCATACCTCCTTTGCCTCAGTATATGCATACCCGGAACTTTCGGAAGATATTACTGTTGATATCAAGGAAGAAGACTTAAGAATAGATACATTCCGTGCAAGCGGCCCTGGTGGACAGCATGTAAATAGAACAGAATCAGCAATAAGGATTACCCATATACCTACCAATATTGTTGTTCAATGTCAGAATGAGAGGTCTCAGCATAAGAATAAGGCAATAGCTATGGCTATATTAAAATCAAGGATATATGAACTTGAAAAGAAGAAACAGGAAGAGAAAATGAATTCCCTGAACAAAGAGAAAAAGGATATTTCGTGGGGTAGTCAGATCCGTTCCTATATTCTCCATCCGTATAAACTTGTTAAGGATCATAGAACAAAAGTTGAGGTACATAATGCAGACGCAGTGCTTGATGGGGAGATTGATATGTTCATAAAGGCGTGCCTTTTATACTTGACTTTTGAACAAAAAAGGGATAATTAA
- the icd gene encoding NADP-dependent isocitrate dehydrogenase: protein MIGKIEIPFILGDGTGEDIWRASREVFEEAVIKAYDGEKRIVWVPLIAGQRALEKVGTLFPEDTLEEVKRHRIAIKGPLTTPVGGGFRSINVYLRQIFDLYVCIRPIRYFKGLPSPIKAPERVNLIIFRENTEDLYRGIEWREGTKEARALIAFLKEKMDIALSDDTGIGVKPISRAGTRRFARWVIDYAIKNNRKTITVVHKGNIMKYTEGAFREWAYEVAKEFQKYVTFEREEGKILFNDRIADNMFMQVIMRPEEYDILLCPNLNGDYLSDTCAALIGGLGVAPGANIGDDMAIFEPTHGSAPKYAGKDVVNPTSFLLSGAMLFSYMGLDDVSRLIERAIEETIQSGIVTYDLARQMDGISPVKCSEFGEEVAKRIKV from the coding sequence TTGATAGGGAAAATTGAAATCCCTTTTATTCTGGGTGATGGCACGGGAGAAGATATCTGGAGGGCTTCAAGGGAGGTATTTGAAGAGGCGGTAATCAAGGCTTATGATGGTGAAAAGAGAATTGTGTGGGTACCTTTAATAGCCGGGCAGAGGGCACTTGAAAAGGTAGGGACATTATTTCCAGAAGATACTTTGGAGGAAGTTAAAAGGCATAGAATTGCTATAAAAGGTCCTCTTACAACCCCGGTCGGTGGAGGATTTAGGAGTATAAATGTATATTTAAGGCAGATATTTGATCTCTATGTGTGTATAAGGCCTATCAGGTATTTCAAGGGGTTACCAAGCCCTATAAAGGCGCCGGAGAGGGTAAATTTAATTATATTCAGGGAAAATACAGAGGATCTTTACAGAGGAATTGAATGGAGAGAAGGGACAAAAGAGGCAAGGGCTTTAATAGCATTTTTGAAGGAAAAAATGGATATAGCATTATCGGATGATACAGGTATTGGGGTAAAACCTATTAGCAGAGCTGGTACCAGAAGATTTGCAAGGTGGGTTATAGACTATGCAATAAAAAATAACAGAAAAACTATCACTGTTGTTCATAAGGGTAATATTATGAAATACACAGAAGGTGCTTTTAGGGAATGGGCTTACGAGGTTGCGAAAGAGTTTCAAAAATATGTAACCTTTGAGAGAGAGGAGGGCAAGATCCTTTTTAATGATAGGATTGCTGATAATATGTTTATGCAGGTCATTATGAGACCGGAAGAATATGATATACTTTTGTGCCCGAATCTAAATGGAGATTATCTGTCTGATACCTGCGCCGCATTGATTGGTGGATTGGGTGTTGCACCCGGGGCAAACATAGGGGATGATATGGCAATATTTGAACCAACCCATGGAAGTGCACCGAAGTATGCGGGGAAGGATGTTGTAAACCCAACCTCATTTTTGCTTTCCGGTGCTATGCTTTTCAGTTATATGGGCCTTGATGATGTATCAAGGCTTATTGAAAGGGCTATTGAAGAAACGATACAAAGCGGGATAGTAACATATGACCTTGCACGGCAGATGGACGGGATAAGCCCGGTAAAATGCTCAGAATTTGGGGAGGAAGTAGCAAAACGAATAAAGGTTTAA
- a CDS encoding 3-isopropylmalate dehydratase small subunit yields MVFKGRVWKFGDNISTDHIIPGRFYHLRSNLDELKKHVFEDIYPGFYKKVRKGDIIVGGKNFGLGSSREHAPLVIKMAGIDAVIANSFARIFYRNAINVGLAAIICGVDGVDEGNILEVKVDEGVLFDKTNGKERRFSPLTSIMRDILNEGGLDHYIRKHGGLKI; encoded by the coding sequence ATGGTCTTTAAGGGAAGGGTATGGAAGTTTGGAGATAATATCTCTACTGACCATATTATACCAGGCAGATTTTATCATTTAAGATCAAATCTGGATGAATTGAAAAAGCATGTTTTTGAAGATATTTATCCAGGTTTTTATAAGAAGGTCAGGAAAGGAGACATTATCGTAGGTGGTAAAAACTTTGGGCTTGGCTCAAGCCGGGAACACGCACCCTTAGTAATAAAGATGGCTGGAATAGATGCAGTTATAGCAAATTCCTTTGCAAGAATATTCTATAGAAATGCTATAAATGTGGGGCTTGCAGCGATTATATGTGGTGTGGATGGTGTAGATGAAGGTAATATCTTAGAGGTTAAAGTGGATGAAGGGGTGCTGTTTGATAAGACAAATGGGAAAGAAAGGAGATTTTCCCCACTTACCTCCATTATGAGGGATATATTGAATGAGGGTGGACTGGACCATTATATCAGGAAACACGGAGGGCTGAAGATTTGA